The Phoenix dactylifera cultivar Barhee BC4 chromosome 17, palm_55x_up_171113_PBpolish2nd_filt_p, whole genome shotgun sequence genome contains a region encoding:
- the LOC103695509 gene encoding E3 ubiquitin-protein ligase PUB23-like: MTRQPIDDRTLTPNTTLLRLIQSWATGACKSSNLSTVVTPKPGFSISDILSELSDAMINPDLQIKALKKIRSLVQDDADNIACMEIAGITSLVASLIARHESPLETINLNEASTAVVEAMSVLRLLEPSPETLQQVSEHKNGELITSLSLLLHRGSYRSRNHAALLLRSIFKVVGHGYKTSLPPSLFEGVVEILKDHNSSRATTMALLSILIEVLPHGRNRVKVVEAGAVAVIVELLVEEREDKRKCENMLYLLELVCGRAEGRAALMAHPAGVAAVVGKVLKVSSMAIEKAVKVLGLFRRHCGVVEEMMEVGGVGKLFMVVQVEGNRKSKEMAKEILGMHLKEWSKLPCFSSCYLAY, encoded by the coding sequence ATGACGAGGCAGCCCATCGACGACCGAACTCTCACCCCCAACACCACCCTCCTCCGCCTTATCCAGTCTTGGGCCACTGGAGCCTGCAAATCCTCCAACTTGTCTACCGTCGTTACGCCGAAGCCTGGCTTCAGCATCTCTGATATCCTTTCTGAGCTTAGCGATGCCATGATCAATCCTGACCTCCAAATAAAAGCTCTGAAGAAGATCAGGTCACTGGTACAAGACGATGCTGACAACATAGCTTGCATGGAGATAGCCGGCATCACGTCTCTCGTTGCATCACTAATCGCAAGACATGAATCACCGTTGGAGACTATAAATCTCAATGAAGCTTCAACAGCAGTTGTCGAGGCCATGAGTGTGCTGCGTCTCCTTGAGCCATCGCCTGAGACGTTACAACAAGTCTCGGAGCACAAAAATGGTGAGCTCATCACGTCTCTATCTTTACTATTGCATAGAGGTTCTTACCGATCTAGAAATCATGCCGCCCTACTCCTTCGCTCGATCTTTAAAGTGGTCGGCCATGGCTACAAAACCAGTCTACCCCCTAGTCTATTTGAAGGGGTGGTGGAGATACTTAAAGACCACAACTCGAGCCGTGCAACAACCATGGCTTTGCTATCTATTCTAATTGAAGTGCTTCCTCATGGGAGAAACCGAGTGAAGGTGGTCGAGGCCGGGGCTGTGGCTGTGATAGTAGAACTATTggtggaggagagggaggataaGAGGAAGTGTGAGAATATGTTGTATCTATTGGAGTTGGTTTGTGGGAGGGCAGAGGGAAGGGCAGCCTTGATGGCACACCCGGCAGGGGTGGCAGCAGTGGTGGGGAAGGTGCTGAAGGTGTCAAGCATGGCGATTGAGAAGGCAGTGAAGGTGTTGGGGTTGTTTCGTAGGCATTGTGGGGTGgtggaggagatgatggaggtgggAGGAGTGGGCAAGCTTTTCATGGTGGTGCAGGTGGAGGGCAATAGGAAGAGCAAGGAGATGGCTAAGGAGATCTTAGGGATGCACCTGAAGGAATGGAGCAAGCTCCCTTGCTTCTCTTCCTGTTACTTGGCATattga
- the LOC103695508 gene encoding BTB/POZ domain-containing protein At3g05675-like has product MDQARACGTFKLGDQITSDVTVRLINRDGRPELFPCHLFILTKKCKFFANWLSQHPSYPITESSNCIEVHCLGSEYDHYVKLLKLIYLPEELVSDSWDSVKSALGVLQASIALQCETITKSCIRYLEAVPWDEKEEEEILKVVPTLGPEAMPIVARMQPVDTNATKNVFISAIRFATTIESSFPPFADELKTSAQEQVEYMLLEDEETPLIALDEDVKYEARSGLAKMFTTFEKGLSLLPSEYDQSPEVAEQRVVQNLLDLEWMCNILPKMEMMKDFVSTWACISDHVLAIVQDEKFSSGLWAVKAKLIEVTGKALDAIGYGNVVLPAPSRVQFLKTWLPYIRNLKPLLDSKNADDEAFPYKMDGDLCQNIEGAITSLVLALPSSHQADILMDWMQRTEQLKYPDLSEAFEVWCYRTKSAKRRLLVGFNGIHNPTITF; this is encoded by the coding sequence ATGGACCAAGCCAGGGCATGTGGGACATTTAAGTTGGGTGATCAAATCACAAGTGATGTCACTGTTCGCTTAATAAATAGAGATGGGAGGCCTGAGTTGTTCCCTTGCCACCTGTTCATTTTAACAAAAAAGTGCAAGTTCTTTGCAAACTGGCTTTCTCAGCATCCTAGTTATCCAATTACTGAATCTAGTAACTGCATCGAAGTACACTGCCTAGGATCTGAGTATGATCACTATGTTAAGCTCTTGAAGCTTATCTACCTCCCCGAAGAGTTAGTTTCAGACTCATGGGATTCTGTAAAATCTGCCCTTGGTGTTCTCCAAGCTTCCATTGCTCTTCAATGCGAAACAATCACCAAGAGCTGCATCCGGTACTTGGAGGCTGTGCCATGGgatgaaaaggaagaggaggaaattTTGAAAGTTGTTCCAACCTTAGGTCCAGAAGCCATGCCCATAGTGGCCCGGATGCAACCTGTCGACACCAATGCCACTAAGAATGTTTTCATCTCTGCAATTCGCTTTGCTACAACCATTGAAAGTTCATTTCCTCCATTCGCAGATGAACTGAAGACTTCTGCTCAGGAACAAGTAGAGTACATGCTTCTGGAAGATGAAGAGACTCCATTAATTGCACTCGATGAAGATGTGAAGTACGAGGCGAGATCAGGCCTTGCCAAGATGTTTACCACTTTTGAGAAGGGACTCAGTTTGCTGCCCTCGGAGTATGATCAGTCACCAGAGGTGGCAGAGCAGAGAGTCGTGCAGAACCTATTGGACCTTGAGTGGATGTGTAACATACTCCCAAAAATGGAAATGATGAAGGATTTTGTTTCCACCTGGGCTTGCATCTCTGATCATGTGCTTGCAATAGTCCAAGATGAGAAATTCAGCTCTGGCTTGTGGGCGGTCAAAGCAAAGCTGATAGAAGTGACAGGGAAGGCTTTGGATGCCATTGGGTATGGGAATGTGGTTCTTCCAGCACCATCCAGAGTCCAGTTCCTCAAGACATGGCTTCCTTATATTAGGAACTTGAAGCCCTTGCTGGATTCAAAGAATGCTGATGATGAAGCATTTCCTTACAAGATGGACGGCGATCTGTGCCAGAACATTGAAGGGGCTATTACCTCACTGGTGCTTGCCTTGCCATCGAGCCATCAAGCAGACATACTCATGGATTGGATGCAGAGAACCGAGCAGTTGAAATATCCTGATCTGAGTGAGGCATTCGAAGTATGGTGTTACCGGACCAAATCAGCAAAGCGGAGGTTGCTGGTGGGTTTCAATGGAATACACAATCCAACCATCACCTTCTGA